A genomic region of Arvicola amphibius chromosome X, mArvAmp1.2, whole genome shotgun sequence contains the following coding sequences:
- the LOC119804438 gene encoding paired mesoderm homeobox protein 2-like, with product MGSMLAPDWTKVETQSLVGFATATLTNGILRHILGISSVGLTNVYHAGLRSDPKIPGMETRQDCSTTFSGMRDLGADGDQEQQHGGNAMVLKDGEEGGKEGLEQSKPAQGELDEGKLALGELAEGKPAQEEPAQCSLAQEATEEAKEGEVKEEAMGGGHAAAGSSGPVDNEVHEEGGQGGSGAQQQPQQEGAAAMPEGANSLQTRERLPVRRRTRFTLSQLQDLEQLFQENRHPSLHMRKDLARWLGVSEEDVQDWFRNRRAICRRNTRLLVLCSTPPAPENSDA from the exons ATGGGAAgcatgcttgcccctgattggacaaAGGTGGAAACCCAGAGTCTTGTGGGTTTTGCCACTGCAACTCTGACTAATGGAATTTTGCGCCATATTCTGGGAATCTCAAGTGTGGGCCTGACCAATGTCTATCATGCTG GACTGCGGTCTGATCCGAAGATTCCCGGAATGGAGACTCGCCAAGACTGCTCCACCACTTTCAGCGGGATGCGGGATCTGGGAGCTGATGGGGACCAGGAGCAACAGCATG GTGGGAATGCAATGGTCTTGAAGGACGGAGAGGAAGGAGGCAAGGAGGGGCTTGAGCAGAGCAAGCCCGCTCAGGGAGAGCTTGATGAGGGCAAACTTGCTCTGGGCGAACTTGCTGAAGGCAAGCCTGCTCAAGAGGAGCCTGCTCAGTGCAGTCTCGCTCAGGAAGCCACAGAAGAGGCTAAGGagggagaagtcaaagaagaagcAATGGGAGGAGGCCATGCTGCCGCTGGTAGTTCTGGCCCCGTGGACAACGAGGTCCATGAGGAAGGTGGCCAGGGCGGCAGCGGGGCTCAACAGCAGCCTCAGCAAGAGGGGGCGGCGGCGATGCCTGAGGGCGCCAATAGTCTCCAGACTAGGGAAAGGCTGCCTGTCAGGCGCCGCACCAGATTCACCCTGTCTCAGCTGCAGGATCTGGAGCAGCTTTTCCAAGAGAATCGCCACCCCAGCTTGCATATGAG GAAGGATCTTGCAAGATGGCTGGGTGTGTCTGAAGAGGACGTGCAG GATTGGTTTAGGAACAGGAGAGCCATTTGCCGGAGGAATACTAGATTGCTGGTGCTGTGCAGTACTCCCCCTGCTCCCGAGAACAGCGATGCCTGA